One Maribacter dokdonensis DSW-8 genomic region harbors:
- a CDS encoding O-antigen ligase family protein: MEFLKRVNNYALYLLIFSITFEKWDPLNTAGSLSVAFIVSIIYISSWIPFLKTNLNLFIFRKYTSLLVLFIITGLLSTSLRPEHLIDISQAYNFRVLLLIFLMLLITNHLYNKPELIKIAFNTYLLSIIVMFVLFTLGIGVTFFQGRVLIFKENPNIIGIKAIMALIVVLGRLFSGPFSTKKLFNPFNLVIPASITLILASGSRGAFLSIFIGFILILAFKKMTPLKKISIFVIGIFLSGLLYNLVLQSNELLQKRLENSLESGDIGRNELWEGAFEIFQKHPIIGVGFTGIFPEMYKHTGHFLYPHNIFLYVLVTTGVIGFLFYILFIYRVFLGLYNSYKETRNVTYLILFFMIVINLMKVGGGINMMLFWFFFALLLSSALVVNNPVSKNNSIKVH, translated from the coding sequence ATGGAATTTTTAAAAAGAGTGAATAATTATGCTCTATATCTTTTGATATTTTCAATCACATTTGAGAAATGGGACCCCTTAAATACTGCAGGTTCTCTTTCAGTAGCATTTATTGTGAGTATAATTTATATATCATCTTGGATTCCTTTTTTAAAAACCAATTTAAATTTATTCATTTTCAGAAAGTATACATCTTTATTAGTTTTATTTATAATAACCGGATTATTATCAACTTCATTAAGACCAGAACATTTAATCGATATAAGTCAAGCGTATAATTTTAGAGTGTTATTGCTTATTTTTCTCATGCTATTAATAACAAATCATTTATATAATAAACCGGAATTAATAAAAATTGCTTTTAATACTTATTTATTAAGTATTATAGTAATGTTTGTTTTATTTACACTTGGTATAGGAGTTACTTTTTTTCAAGGTCGTGTTTTAATTTTTAAAGAAAATCCTAATATTATTGGTATTAAGGCAATTATGGCCTTAATTGTAGTTCTTGGACGGCTTTTTTCGGGACCTTTTTCAACAAAAAAATTATTTAATCCATTTAATTTAGTGATTCCTGCTTCGATAACTTTGATATTAGCATCTGGATCGAGAGGTGCTTTTTTATCTATTTTTATAGGATTTATATTGATTTTAGCATTCAAGAAAATGACACCTTTGAAAAAAATAAGCATATTTGTTATTGGTATATTTTTATCAGGACTTCTATATAATTTAGTACTTCAAAGTAATGAATTACTTCAGAAAAGATTAGAGAATAGTTTGGAGAGTGGTGATATTGGTCGTAATGAATTGTGGGAAGGAGCTTTTGAAATATTTCAAAAACATCCTATAATTGGTGTAGGATTTACGGGTATTTTTCCGGAAATGTATAAGCATACAGGGCATTTTTTATACCCACACAATATATTTCTATATGTATTAGTCACGACTGGAGTTATAGGTTTTTTATTTTATATTCTTTTCATTTATAGAGTATTTTTGGGCTTGTATAATTCATATAAGGAGACACGTAATGTTACATATCTTATATTATTCTTTATGATTGTTATTAATTTAATGAAAGTCGGTGGCGGTATAAATATGATGCTCTTTTGGTTTTTCTTTGCATTATTATTGAGTTCTGCATTGGTTGTGAACAATCCTGTTTCAAAAAACAATAGTATAAAAGTACACTAA
- a CDS encoding serine O-acetyltransferase, with product MEGRIMIKSKLDYKKFVEADRIALNKSNNVGNRLRQIFFPDYIWAYQKRLRKLEYYKNCRPDVVGKIMYGLHRIKFRKQSLLLGFSIPINTFGPGLAIVHYGTIIVSANAKIGKNCRIHACTNIGASGGSSKAPQLGDNIYIGPGAKIFGDITLANNIVIGANSSVNKSFIESNVVLAGSPAVKIKTIDIKRVIPNAD from the coding sequence ATGGAAGGTAGGATTATGATAAAATCTAAATTAGATTATAAAAAGTTTGTAGAAGCAGATCGCATTGCTCTTAATAAATCGAATAATGTTGGTAATCGCTTACGTCAAATATTTTTTCCAGATTACATATGGGCCTATCAAAAAAGGCTTAGAAAATTAGAATATTATAAAAACTGTAGACCAGATGTAGTTGGTAAAATAATGTATGGCTTACATAGAATAAAGTTTAGAAAACAGTCTTTATTGCTAGGTTTTTCAATTCCTATTAATACCTTTGGTCCCGGTTTAGCAATAGTTCATTATGGAACTATTATAGTTAGTGCGAACGCGAAAATCGGTAAAAATTGCCGAATACATGCCTGTACAAATATTGGGGCTTCGGGTGGAAGTAGTAAAGCTCCACAATTAGGAGATAATATATATATAGGTCCTGGCGCAAAAATTTTTGGCGATATAACCCTTGCTAATAACATTGTTATAGGAGCTAACTCAAGTGTGAATAAATCTTTTATTGAATCTAATGTTGTGTTGGCAGGTTCTCCTGCTGTTAAGATTAAAACAATTGACATAAAAAGAGTAATTCCAAATGCGGATTAG
- a CDS encoding glycosyltransferase: protein MKRRNKIYYVNPMSYNNLGLYDYSLLSNIKNVNVSYFCNLLYNQKKLPNKTYRFYSYSNKKGIIKIISYFLSQLQLIFFCVKNPPAIIHFQWLKIPSMDYYVLKVLRRFSNHLILTAHNVLPHNSGEIYFKSYAKIYHTVNTIIVHAENTKQELIEKFSISSNKIVVIPHGVLDLSNEIDHEFVRVKVTETRKELKIKNKIVFSVLGGLNEYKGINLIVDTWKDKTLSENKNIQLLIAGSGSVEKVSELAKTDNVHIENRYLTDVEFLAFLRISDFVLLPYKAISQSGVLLSALSEHKRVIVTDVGGLKDPFKFGKIGYVLKEYSVSELKSAILKASETAKEYPIETVWNEIEMFYNWSTIGSKTKNVYVSILGL, encoded by the coding sequence ATGAAAAGAAGAAATAAAATATATTATGTAAACCCAATGAGTTACAATAACTTAGGCTTATATGATTACTCATTACTATCTAATATTAAAAATGTAAATGTTAGTTATTTCTGTAATTTGCTTTATAATCAAAAAAAATTACCTAATAAAACATATAGATTTTATTCCTATAGCAATAAAAAAGGAATTATTAAAATAATAAGTTATTTTTTATCGCAGCTGCAATTGATTTTTTTTTGTGTTAAAAATCCGCCAGCCATAATTCATTTTCAATGGTTAAAAATTCCATCAATGGATTATTATGTTTTAAAGGTTTTAAGACGATTTAGTAATCATCTAATCTTAACAGCTCATAACGTGCTACCACATAATTCTGGTGAAATCTATTTTAAAAGCTACGCTAAAATTTACCATACAGTGAATACTATTATAGTTCATGCAGAGAATACCAAGCAGGAACTAATAGAAAAATTTAGTATTTCATCCAACAAAATAGTGGTTATCCCTCATGGAGTTTTAGATTTATCTAATGAAATAGATCATGAATTTGTGCGTGTAAAGGTTACTGAAACTAGGAAAGAATTAAAAATTAAAAATAAAATTGTTTTTTCTGTTCTCGGTGGTTTAAATGAATACAAAGGTATTAATCTAATAGTTGATACTTGGAAAGACAAAACATTGTCAGAAAATAAAAATATTCAATTGTTAATTGCTGGTTCAGGTAGTGTAGAAAAAGTTTCAGAACTTGCTAAAACTGACAACGTACATATAGAAAATAGGTATTTGACAGATGTGGAATTTTTAGCTTTTTTACGTATTTCGGATTTTGTCTTACTACCATATAAAGCAATATCGCAAAGTGGAGTTTTATTGTCCGCATTAAGTGAACATAAGCGGGTTATTGTAACAGATGTTGGAGGTCTAAAAGATCCTTTCAAATTTGGAAAGATTGGGTATGTGTTAAAGGAATACAGCGTTAGTGAATTAAAATCAGCTATTCTAAAAGCCAGTGAAACAGCTAAGGAATATCCCATAGAGACTGTATGGAATGAGATTGAGATGTTTTACAATTGGTCAACTATAGGAAGTAAAACGAAAAATGTATATGTTTCTATTTTGGGCTTGTAA
- a CDS encoding glycosyltransferase family 4 protein, protein MRILVISNNYPSNAAPTYGVFVYNLIQKFVALGHEVNVIACSNIVKGGGDTSAPNYGSENASIHYPKIITASNKWILGYNTHLIGEYFSVRAVKKTVEENRIKFDVVYAHFLVNGIIAVKALHDYGKPIYVAEGELKNINLRKKYYKAVTYHKLISKIKGFVAVSPQIKDNLIEVGIEEEKIIIKPNAVDLTKFNPKDKRWVREKLGLPLDKKLVIFVGRFVHDKGPLRVLKALEDKPGVALMFVGKGEQELISDKIAFKGKVPTDLVPDYLSAADVFVLPTLHEGSCNAIIEAMACGLPIVSSDIPEIQFQCKPDSSILVDPMDERKIRVAVNTILDNEDKRKEMSTNAIAYAKKFEITNRAKDILDFIS, encoded by the coding sequence ATGAGAATATTAGTAATATCAAATAATTACCCATCAAATGCTGCACCAACCTATGGTGTTTTTGTTTATAACTTAATTCAAAAATTTGTTGCATTAGGGCATGAGGTAAATGTAATTGCATGTTCTAACATAGTTAAAGGGGGGGGGGATACAAGTGCTCCTAATTATGGTTCAGAAAACGCCTCCATTCATTATCCTAAAATAATAACAGCATCTAATAAATGGATTCTGGGTTATAATACCCATTTAATTGGAGAGTATTTTTCTGTTCGCGCGGTTAAAAAAACAGTAGAAGAAAATAGAATAAAGTTTGATGTGGTTTATGCACATTTTCTAGTAAACGGAATAATTGCTGTTAAAGCACTACACGATTATGGTAAGCCTATTTATGTAGCAGAGGGAGAGTTGAAGAATATTAATTTACGTAAAAAATATTACAAGGCAGTTACCTACCATAAGCTAATATCTAAAATTAAAGGTTTTGTTGCAGTATCTCCTCAAATAAAAGATAATTTAATAGAAGTTGGTATAGAAGAAGAAAAAATTATTATCAAACCTAATGCGGTAGATTTAACAAAGTTTAATCCAAAAGATAAACGTTGGGTTAGAGAAAAATTAGGCTTACCATTAGATAAGAAATTAGTTATTTTTGTGGGACGTTTTGTACATGATAAAGGTCCGTTAAGGGTTTTAAAGGCACTTGAAGATAAACCTGGTGTAGCACTTATGTTTGTGGGTAAAGGTGAGCAAGAATTAATAAGTGATAAAATTGCTTTTAAAGGTAAAGTGCCTACAGATTTGGTGCCTGACTATTTATCTGCTGCCGATGTCTTTGTGTTACCAACTTTACATGAGGGGTCTTGTAATGCAATTATAGAAGCAATGGCATGTGGTCTTCCCATTGTTTCTTCAGATATACCTGAAATACAGTTTCAATGTAAACCTGATTCTTCTATACTTGTAGATCCAATGGATGAACGGAAAATACGTGTAGCCGTAAATACTATTTTAGACAATGAGGACAAAAGAAAGGAAATGAGTACTAATGCTATTGCATATGCTAAAAAGTTTGAAATTACGAACCGTGCTAAAGATATCCTTGACTTTATTTCGTAG
- a CDS encoding acyltransferase family protein gives MSLSKNNKRIYQIDLFRFIAALSVVFFHYFFNGYLSGLSNLNFGQIGEIFKYGYLGVNLFFIISGFVIPLSISQRSLKKFVVSRFVRLYPTYWLCVTITFLAILFFGYPKFSVNPTQFLVNLTMFQNYVKIESIDGVYWTLFIEMKFYIFIIGIYLILNKIRTFKIDYVIYIWLVLTILNLLFTDLFLFKILNYFLVLEWSSYFISGIIFHEIYKFGLKKKFAFLLTISMIISIFKAASNAQNLESIYSTNFSPVIIAAIIFFFYLQMFLVSIGKLNNINSNKLTKIGMLTYPLYLIHQNVGFILINNLENYFPKKILMFFVISIMLVLSYIISEFYDPKISSKLKYQIEKFIKK, from the coding sequence ATGTCTTTATCTAAGAATAACAAAAGAATTTATCAAATAGATTTATTCCGATTTATTGCAGCATTATCAGTTGTCTTTTTTCATTATTTTTTTAATGGCTATTTATCTGGTTTATCAAATCTCAACTTTGGTCAAATAGGTGAAATTTTCAAATATGGCTATCTTGGAGTTAATTTATTCTTTATAATTAGTGGTTTTGTAATTCCTCTATCAATCAGTCAAAGATCATTAAAAAAGTTTGTAGTTTCAAGGTTTGTTAGACTATATCCAACTTATTGGTTATGTGTAACAATTACTTTTCTAGCTATTCTATTTTTCGGCTACCCAAAATTCTCAGTAAACCCAACACAATTCCTGGTCAATCTTACCATGTTTCAAAACTATGTGAAAATTGAAAGTATTGACGGCGTTTATTGGACATTGTTTATAGAAATGAAATTTTACATATTTATTATAGGTATTTATTTAATTCTAAATAAAATTAGAACTTTCAAGATAGACTATGTCATCTATATATGGTTAGTACTTACAATTTTGAATTTGCTATTTACTGATTTATTTCTCTTTAAAATTTTAAATTACTTCTTGGTTCTTGAATGGAGTTCCTATTTTATTTCTGGAATAATCTTTCATGAAATTTATAAGTTTGGATTGAAGAAAAAATTCGCTTTCCTTTTGACTATTTCTATGATAATTTCAATATTTAAAGCAGCTTCTAATGCTCAAAATTTAGAATCTATATACTCAACCAATTTTTCACCAGTAATAATCGCTGCTATAATATTTTTCTTCTATTTACAAATGTTTCTAGTTTCAATTGGGAAACTAAATAATATAAATTCAAATAAACTTACAAAAATAGGTATGCTTACGTATCCCCTTTATCTGATTCATCAAAACGTGGGTTTTATATTAATCAATAATTTAGAGAATTATTTTCCTAAAAAAATTTTAATGTTTTTTGTAATCTCAATTATGCTAGTTTTATCTTATATCATAAGTGAATTTTACGACCCAAAGATATCCTCAAAATTAAAATATCAAATTGAAAAATTTATTAAAAAATAA
- a CDS encoding glycosyltransferase family 4 protein → MNILYLHQYFTTPDKPGGTRSYWNSLELLKNGHKVTVISLGKENTKRFERKTVDGIDVIYVRVPYSQTMSIASRLKSFLHFMIFSTYLALKEKNIDFVIATSTPLTIGFPALVLKKIKNIPYLFEVRDLWPEVPIQMGGLNNNTAIKLAKWFERTIYKNASHIIALSPGMQDGVLKENTPKHKVTMIPNMAKIDAFWSREPDFALMKELNISQGTFKVIYFGALGKANAIEYVLESAALLKENKTIEFLFIGSGPGKALIEAYNAKEGYNNVRYLGFFNMEKTSEVVNFCDVSLVTFKNLPILATNSPNKLFDSLSAEKPIIVNSAGWTKDLVENNKCGIFVDPESPQDFADKLTLLSQNQENLKVMGKNSRKLAETVYDKTLLCKQFAEVVNKVKI, encoded by the coding sequence ATGAACATTTTATACTTACATCAATACTTCACAACACCTGACAAACCGGGTGGAACACGTTCTTATTGGAATAGCTTAGAGTTATTAAAAAATGGTCATAAAGTAACAGTAATTTCGTTAGGGAAAGAAAATACGAAAAGATTTGAACGCAAGACGGTAGATGGTATAGACGTTATCTATGTTAGAGTACCATATTCTCAAACTATGAGTATAGCGTCGCGTTTAAAATCTTTTTTACATTTTATGATATTTTCTACGTACTTAGCACTAAAAGAAAAAAATATTGATTTTGTAATAGCAACCTCTACCCCATTAACCATTGGTTTTCCAGCATTGGTTTTAAAAAAAATTAAAAACATTCCTTATCTATTCGAAGTAAGAGATCTTTGGCCAGAAGTACCCATTCAAATGGGCGGGCTAAACAATAATACAGCCATTAAACTTGCTAAATGGTTTGAACGTACCATCTATAAAAATGCCAGTCATATCATTGCACTTTCACCAGGTATGCAAGATGGTGTTTTGAAAGAAAACACACCTAAGCATAAGGTTACCATGATTCCTAACATGGCAAAAATAGATGCCTTTTGGTCAAGAGAACCAGATTTTGCATTAATGAAAGAATTGAACATTTCACAAGGTACCTTTAAAGTAATTTATTTTGGTGCTTTAGGTAAAGCCAATGCTATAGAATATGTATTAGAAAGTGCAGCGTTATTGAAAGAAAACAAAACCATTGAATTTCTATTTATAGGCAGTGGACCAGGTAAAGCATTAATAGAAGCCTACAACGCAAAAGAAGGCTATAACAATGTAAGATACTTAGGCTTTTTTAATATGGAAAAAACGTCTGAAGTTGTTAACTTTTGCGATGTTTCCTTAGTTACTTTCAAGAATTTACCTATTCTAGCCACTAACTCTCCAAACAAATTATTTGATTCCTTATCTGCAGAGAAACCAATCATTGTTAATTCCGCCGGTTGGACGAAAGATTTAGTTGAAAATAATAAATGTGGCATATTTGTAGATCCAGAATCTCCTCAAGACTTTGCAGATAAATTGACTTTACTTTCGCAAAATCAAGAAAACCTAAAAGTAATGGGCAAAAATTCAAGAAAACTTGCAGAAACCGTTTATGACAAAACGTTACTATGCAAACAATTTGCAGAAGTTGTAAACAAAGTCAAAATTTAA
- a CDS encoding sugar transferase encodes MYIYLKRLFDIVLSLFGLLVLSPILLVVAIILALDFKDTPFFTQSRPGKNEKIFKVLKFKTMNNKKDKNGELLSDTERLTSLGIFIRKTSIDELPQLFNVLIGDMSLIGPRPLLVKYLPYYKPEERIRFSVRPGITGLAQVTGRNYMSWDEKFRKDIYYVKNLSFKQDAHIFYKTLIKVFQTSDVELDQSSYMADLDIERKDYTITS; translated from the coding sequence ATGTATATATACTTAAAACGATTATTTGATATTGTTCTTTCCTTATTTGGTCTACTGGTATTATCTCCAATTTTACTAGTAGTAGCTATAATTTTAGCTTTAGACTTTAAGGACACCCCATTTTTTACACAAAGTAGGCCTGGTAAAAATGAAAAAATATTCAAGGTTTTAAAATTCAAGACCATGAACAATAAAAAAGATAAAAATGGAGAGCTATTAAGTGATACTGAACGGTTAACTTCTCTTGGAATTTTCATAAGAAAAACATCTATAGACGAGCTACCACAATTGTTCAACGTATTAATTGGAGATATGAGTTTAATTGGTCCAAGACCATTACTAGTTAAATACCTACCCTATTATAAGCCCGAAGAACGAATACGATTTTCCGTACGCCCAGGCATTACAGGTTTAGCCCAAGTTACCGGGCGAAACTATATGAGCTGGGATGAAAAATTTAGGAAAGACATTTATTATGTCAAGAATTTAAGCTTTAAACAAGATGCACATATTTTTTACAAAACACTAATTAAAGTATTCCAAACTTCTGATGTGGAGTTAGATCAGAGTTCCTATATGGCCGATTTGGACATTGAAAGGAAAGATTATACGATTACTTCTTAA
- a CDS encoding ATP-grasp domain-containing protein, which yields MNNILITSIGRRVSLAKFFKNELKSIFPNAKVYGSDMNPKLSAACRVADGSFTMPKASDNNYITLLIEKCTNLGISLIIPTIDPSLLPLSQHKELLKKNGITVVVPDEDFVAKCRDKRMIHDFFESKGVNVAEEYCKNTFQLPLYIKPYDGSSSIDNFVIKNKDELTEYHYENKKLMFLEYLDHDLYDEFTCDLYYTKNGHLRCAVPRQRLYVRAGEVNKGITKKNELVPFIKKQLGHLDGIRGCLTVQFFMHKETKDIYGIEVNPRFGGGYPLTHSAGANYVKWILQEYLLGEELTGYFDDWKEDLLMLRYDGEVLVHGYKD from the coding sequence ATGAACAATATATTAATTACTTCAATAGGTAGGAGAGTATCCTTAGCGAAATTTTTTAAAAATGAATTGAAGTCTATTTTCCCCAATGCAAAGGTATATGGCTCAGACATGAACCCCAAATTATCCGCTGCATGTAGAGTTGCCGATGGAAGTTTTACTATGCCAAAAGCAAGTGATAATAATTATATTACATTGTTAATTGAAAAATGTACCAATTTAGGTATTAGCTTAATAATACCTACTATAGACCCCTCTTTATTACCATTGTCACAGCATAAAGAATTATTAAAAAAGAATGGAATAACCGTAGTGGTACCCGATGAAGATTTTGTTGCAAAATGTAGGGATAAACGAATGATCCATGATTTTTTTGAATCCAAAGGGGTTAATGTAGCGGAAGAGTATTGTAAAAATACTTTTCAGTTACCACTTTATATTAAACCCTACGACGGTAGTAGCAGTATTGACAACTTCGTCATAAAAAATAAGGATGAATTGACCGAATATCATTATGAAAATAAAAAGCTAATGTTTTTAGAATACTTGGACCACGACCTTTATGATGAATTCACGTGTGATCTTTATTATACTAAAAATGGTCATTTAAGATGTGCGGTACCAAGACAGCGACTTTATGTAAGAGCAGGTGAAGTAAATAAGGGAATTACCAAAAAGAATGAATTAGTACCCTTTATTAAAAAACAGTTAGGACACCTAGATGGCATAAGAGGCTGCTTAACGGTTCAATTTTTTATGCACAAAGAAACCAAAGACATTTATGGTATAGAAGTGAACCCAAGATTTGGAGGTGGCTACCCTTTAACGCATAGTGCTGGTGCAAACTATGTAAAATGGATTTTACAAGAATACTTATTAGGAGAAGAATTAACAGGTTATTTCGATGATTGGAAAGAAGATTTACTTATGCTTCGATATGACGGTGAAGTTTTAGTGCATGGATATAAAGATTGA
- a CDS encoding HAD family hydrolase: MDIKIDRSTALVFDLDDTLYNEIEYLKSAYWYICSELTEKDTEILYNHVFSIYRNGNNPFLYLAEKYDVSIDHLIFQYRNHFPTIKPFPGVLELLQGIKKRQGKIGIVTDGRTVTQSNKLKALGIWNLIDCCIISESVGTEKPSKRNFKLIEKDLKVSKYYYFGDNFKKDFIAPAYLGWHTVGLIDNGLNIHPNSCYNALNSPESLIRSFNEISVV, translated from the coding sequence ATGGATATAAAGATTGATAGATCTACAGCTTTGGTATTTGATTTAGATGATACCTTATATAATGAAATAGAATATTTAAAATCTGCCTATTGGTATATTTGTTCAGAGCTTACTGAAAAAGATACTGAAATTCTCTATAATCATGTATTTTCAATTTATAGAAATGGTAATAATCCCTTTTTATATTTAGCTGAAAAATACGATGTATCAATAGACCATCTGATATTTCAGTATAGGAACCATTTCCCTACAATTAAACCTTTTCCTGGCGTTTTGGAACTCCTTCAAGGCATTAAGAAAAGACAGGGGAAAATTGGTATTGTTACTGACGGCAGAACCGTTACACAATCCAATAAATTAAAGGCGTTAGGTATATGGAACCTTATTGATTGCTGTATTATTTCCGAAAGTGTTGGTACCGAAAAACCAAGTAAAAGAAACTTCAAATTAATAGAGAAAGATTTAAAGGTTTCGAAATATTATTATTTTGGAGATAATTTTAAAAAAGACTTTATAGCACCTGCGTATTTAGGTTGGCATACTGTTGGTCTTATTGACAATGGATTAAACATACACCCTAACAGTTGTTACAACGCATTAAACTCACCAGAAAGCTTAATAAGGTCATTTAATGAAATAAGTGTCGTATAA